The following coding sequences lie in one Alloacidobacterium dinghuense genomic window:
- the rpmI gene encoding 50S ribosomal protein L35, whose protein sequence is MPKLKTHRGAAKRFKKTGTGKIKRGQSKMRHILTSKETKTKRKLAHSALVSDADHAKVARMIPYA, encoded by the coding sequence ATGCCCAAATTGAAAACACACAGGGGCGCGGCAAAGCGCTTCAAGAAGACTGGCACCGGCAAAATCAAGCGTGGACAGTCCAAGATGCGCCATATCCTCACGTCGAAGGAGACCAAGACCAAGCGCAAGCTCGCACACAGCGCTCTGGTTTCGGACGCCGACCACGCGAAGGTGGCCCGCATGATTCCATACGCCTGA
- the rplT gene encoding 50S ribosomal protein L20: MPRVKRGTKRNDRRKKILKRASGYFLTKSKLYQAAQEAVERGLKFAYSGRRQKKRQYRSLWIVRINAAAKLNNISYSQLINGLKKAGVELDRKILADIAVNDAQGFTALVEQAKAALDNTAAA, translated from the coding sequence ATGCCCCGCGTAAAACGTGGAACAAAACGCAATGACCGCCGCAAGAAGATCCTGAAAAGGGCGAGCGGTTACTTCCTCACAAAATCGAAGCTGTACCAGGCAGCCCAGGAAGCCGTCGAGCGCGGCCTGAAGTTTGCCTACAGCGGGCGCCGCCAGAAGAAGCGCCAGTATCGCTCACTCTGGATCGTGCGTATCAACGCCGCCGCAAAGCTGAACAACATCAGCTACTCGCAGCTCATCAACGGCCTCAAGAAGGCCGGCGTCGAGCTCGACCGCAAGATCCTCGCCGACATCGCCGTGAACGACGCGCAGGGCTTCACCGCCCTGGTCGAGCAGGCAAAGGCCGCACTGGACAATACCGCCGCAGCGTAA
- a CDS encoding deoxynucleoside kinase — MAKLFEQPRFIAVEGPIRVGKSSLAEHLAKTLHAKHIVEPENNPFLDRFYGAEPGMAFAAQMWFLAERYEQLRQAKHSDEPVVTDYIFEKDKLFAYVNLSDAELALYNRYYQMFREQLPAPDLVIYLQATPEALKQRLKRKGVAGERAISDAYIEQIVAAYEHFFFHYSASDLLIVNTSDIDFVNNNKDLKLLMKRLSEPIKGTQYFLPLGENAAD; from the coding sequence ATGGCCAAGCTTTTCGAACAGCCGCGTTTTATCGCCGTCGAAGGCCCGATCCGGGTTGGCAAGTCGTCGTTGGCAGAGCATTTGGCTAAGACGCTGCATGCAAAACATATTGTTGAGCCGGAAAATAATCCCTTCCTGGATCGTTTCTATGGTGCTGAACCGGGCATGGCTTTTGCCGCGCAGATGTGGTTCCTTGCCGAACGCTATGAGCAACTACGTCAGGCTAAGCATTCCGATGAGCCTGTGGTTACTGATTACATCTTTGAGAAGGACAAGCTTTTTGCATACGTCAATCTCAGCGATGCTGAGCTGGCGCTCTACAACCGTTACTACCAGATGTTTCGCGAACAGCTTCCCGCGCCTGATCTCGTGATCTATCTGCAGGCAACTCCGGAGGCGCTGAAACAGCGGCTCAAACGCAAAGGCGTCGCTGGTGAAAGGGCGATCAGCGATGCGTACATTGAGCAGATCGTGGCGGCTTATGAGCACTTCTTCTTTCACTACTCGGCCAGCGATTTGCTCATTGTGAATACTTCGGACATCGATTTTGTGAATAACAACAAGGATCTGAAATTGCTAATGAAGCGGTTGTCTGAGCCTATTAAGGGTACGCAGTATTTTCTGCCGCTTGGGGAGAATGCTGCAGATTAG
- a CDS encoding polysaccharide deacetylase family protein, producing MLATLATAGAAVTLAAGGYAYAAMWPTSQIFGRAIIGGPDSNEFALTYDDGPNDPYTLQLLEILAKHDVCATFFLIGRFVRQCPDIARAIHAAGHLVGNHTMTHPVLLFQSPQRVRAELADCNAAIEDALGEQVRYFRPPHGARRPDVLHTAHHLGLTPVLWNAMGYDWKPTTAEQVVANLQRGITRNRQHGVGSNLLLHDGGQAGIGQNREHSVAATEKLLELLGRQVRFVTVDAWNK from the coding sequence ATGCTTGCTACACTCGCCACCGCCGGAGCCGCGGTCACCTTGGCCGCGGGCGGATACGCTTATGCAGCAATGTGGCCGACTTCGCAGATCTTCGGCCGCGCCATCATCGGAGGTCCAGACTCGAATGAATTCGCCCTCACCTACGACGACGGCCCCAACGATCCCTACACACTGCAACTTCTGGAAATCCTTGCGAAACATGACGTCTGTGCCACCTTTTTCCTGATCGGACGGTTCGTCCGCCAGTGCCCTGACATTGCTCGCGCAATCCATGCCGCAGGCCACCTTGTCGGCAACCATACCATGACTCATCCAGTCCTCTTGTTTCAGTCTCCGCAACGAGTGCGTGCAGAGTTGGCAGACTGCAATGCCGCCATCGAAGACGCACTCGGCGAGCAGGTCCGGTATTTCCGCCCACCTCATGGAGCACGCAGACCCGACGTGCTGCATACGGCACACCACCTGGGACTGACGCCGGTGCTCTGGAATGCGATGGGGTACGACTGGAAACCAACAACTGCCGAGCAGGTGGTCGCGAATCTCCAACGTGGGATAACACGAAATCGCCAACATGGGGTGGGCTCAAACTTGTTGCTACACGACGGGGGTCAGGCTGGCATTGGCCAGAACCGTGAGCACTCAGTCGCCGCGACTGAAAAACTGTTGGAACTGCTTGGGCGGCAAGTTCGATTTGTGACAGTCGATGCATGGAACAAATAG
- the hemL gene encoding glutamate-1-semialdehyde 2,1-aminomutase: MPVSQKRQLNRSAELQRRAENLLPGGVDSPVRAFRAVGGSPPFAVRGEGAYLWDADGNRYLDYFGSWGPMILGHAFPPVVEAIQHAAANSASFGASTPSEGDLAELVIDAYPSIEKLRFVSSGTEATMSAIRLARASTKRDYIIKFEGCYHGHSDGLLVKAGSGVATFGIPGSAGVPDEIAHFTLALPFNDIFAVEAAFAEHRGQIACVILEPIVGNMGCVPPVDSYLQALRDITQREQALLIFDEVMTGFRVAYGGAQELYGVQPDMTTLGKIIGGGLPCGAFGARSEIMDMLAPLGPVYQAGTLSGNPLAMAAGIATVSHLKEHRNEVYARLEALSAAVADGVAAEAARIGLSLTTNRVGAMFTWFFAANSVIDFESAVTSDTATFARFHQAMLDQGIWLPPSQYEAAFMSTAHTMDDVAHTISAAKDALQGLAEKTR, from the coding sequence ATGCCCGTTTCCCAGAAGAGACAACTGAATCGTTCTGCCGAACTCCAGCGTCGCGCGGAGAACCTGCTACCTGGCGGCGTAGACTCACCCGTACGCGCATTCCGCGCGGTCGGCGGCAGCCCTCCGTTTGCGGTCAGAGGTGAGGGCGCGTACTTGTGGGATGCGGACGGCAACCGTTATCTGGACTACTTTGGCTCATGGGGGCCGATGATTTTGGGCCATGCTTTTCCCCCCGTCGTTGAAGCGATCCAGCATGCGGCTGCCAACAGCGCTAGTTTCGGTGCATCGACTCCCTCTGAAGGCGATCTGGCGGAACTGGTGATCGATGCATATCCATCGATCGAAAAACTGCGCTTCGTCAGCTCCGGCACGGAAGCGACCATGTCTGCGATCCGGCTGGCGCGCGCCTCTACCAAGCGCGATTACATCATCAAATTTGAAGGCTGCTACCACGGTCATTCGGACGGTCTTCTGGTAAAAGCCGGATCAGGCGTAGCGACATTCGGCATTCCAGGCTCTGCCGGCGTCCCTGACGAGATCGCGCACTTCACGCTCGCCCTGCCCTTCAATGATATCTTTGCCGTCGAAGCAGCTTTCGCTGAGCATCGTGGTCAGATCGCCTGCGTCATTCTCGAGCCGATAGTCGGTAACATGGGCTGTGTTCCCCCAGTCGACAGCTACTTGCAAGCGCTGCGCGATATCACGCAACGGGAGCAAGCGTTGCTGATCTTTGATGAGGTGATGACAGGCTTTCGTGTTGCATATGGCGGCGCGCAGGAGTTGTACGGCGTTCAGCCTGACATGACGACCCTGGGCAAGATCATTGGCGGCGGTTTGCCCTGCGGGGCCTTTGGCGCACGCTCCGAAATCATGGACATGCTTGCTCCGCTTGGACCCGTCTATCAGGCAGGAACGTTGAGTGGAAATCCGCTGGCCATGGCGGCTGGCATCGCGACCGTCAGCCATTTGAAGGAGCATCGCAATGAGGTCTACGCGCGGCTTGAAGCTTTGAGTGCTGCGGTGGCAGATGGTGTTGCCGCCGAGGCGGCGAGGATAGGATTATCACTCACCACGAATCGCGTAGGCGCGATGTTCACCTGGTTTTTTGCTGCCAACAGCGTAATTGATTTCGAATCAGCCGTGACCTCAGATACTGCAACATTCGCCCGATTTCATCAAGCCATGCTCGACCAGGGCATCTGGTTGCCGCCATCGCAATATGAAGCCGCATTTATGAGTACGGCGCACACCATGGACGATGTAGCCCACACAATCAGTGCGGCAAAAGATGCCCTCCAAGGTCTTGCGGAAAAAACACGTTGA